Proteins encoded within one genomic window of Anopheles gambiae chromosome 3, idAnoGambNW_F1_1, whole genome shotgun sequence:
- the LOC4577940 gene encoding acetylcholine receptor subunit beta isoform X3 yields the protein MAISLSFIYLPLLVAFLFDSASSINCDKKRDNVQYTIKQHLFCNGYDPKIRPAKSEFDSINITTYAVLYSFDISEYRSVMSLQVNYYMHWQDSSLAWDASDWSNITTLNINNDEIWSPQFENINSDYEGQPSVSCLSPDCLLHEDGGISCSPVCRISAKCSSDYTRWPFNTLVCRMWFTNRDKELVDEVNFLPVITYLPSNHHLPTTKWCVTSVSSNKTQLSIPGATSRTVEELEFNLEHSPHLTIAIIYLPAFALSMLNMFVCLLDSRVKEKIVIPLICMVFHFQLLQQMRNPTPEIPGVVLFIIASMILTFLLFVITLINRWLHDLQSTPPNIAIRSMRAILSSRVMNWILKACTIINNDERLTLDWVMFVKLVDRFILAAYVIIYLLLFWIYIPLQHTHNRYDESGGRVCAN from the exons ATGGCGATTAGCTTGTCATTTATTTATCTCCCGCTTCTAGTGGCATTTCTTTTCGATTCCGCAA GCTCAATTAATTGtgacaaaaaaagagataatGTACAATATACCATCAAACAACATTTGTTCTGCAATGGATATGATCCAAAGATACGACCagctaaaagtgaatttgactCAATCAATATAACTACGTATGCAGTTTTATATAGTTTCGATATT AGTGAATACAGAAGCGTCATGAGTCTTCAAGTGAATTATTACATG cattggCAAGATTCCTCCTTAGCCTGGGACGCATCGGACTGGTCCAACATTACTACACTGAATATCAACAACGATGAAATTTGGTCCCCTCagtttgaaaatattaattc AGATTATGAAGGACAACCATCTGTATCCTGTTTGAGCCCGGACTGTTTGCTACACGAAGATGGAGGTATTTCTTGTTCGCCAGTCTGCAGAATCTCTGCAAAGTGCTCGTCCGACTACACACGCTGGCCGTTCAACACACTAGTTTGTCGAATGTGGTTCACAAATCGAGATAAAGAACTCGTAGATGAAGTTAACTTTTTACCTGTCATTACATATTTGCCGTCAAATCATCATTTACCTACAACTAAGTGGTGTGTTACCAGTGTTTCATCCAATAAAACACAGTTAAGCATTCCAGGAGCTACCAGCCGCACAGTGGAGGAGTTGGAATTCAACTTGGAACACAGTCCTCACCTCACAATTGCAATAATCTATCTTCCTGCTTTTG CTCTCAGCATGTTGAATATGTTTGTCTGTCTGTTGGATTCCCGCGTCAAAGAGAAGATTGTCATCCCCTTAATTTGTATGGTTTTTCATTTCCAACTACTCCAACAAATGAGAAACCCTACCCCTGAAATTCCTGGAGTAG TATTGTTTATTATTGCTTCGATGATACTGACGTTCCTGTTATTTGTGATAACGTTGATTAACCGCTGGTTGCATGATCTGCAATCAACTCCGCCAAACATTGCCATACGGTCGATGAGAGCTATCTTATCCAGCCGTGTGATGAATTGGATTCTTAAA GCATGTACAATTATTAACAACGATGAAAGACTGACCCTGGACTGGGTAATGTTTGTGAAACTAGTGGATCGTTTTATTTTAGCTGCTTAtgttataatttatctacTACTTTTCTGGATATACATTCCATtacaacacactcacaatcGATATGATGAGTCTGGTGGGAGAGTGTGCGCTAATTAA
- the LOC4577940 gene encoding acetylcholine receptor subunit beta isoform X2 has protein sequence MAISLSFIYLPLLVAFLFDSASSINCDKKRDNVQYTIKQHLFCNGYDPKIRPAKSEFDSINITTYAVLYSFDISEYRSVMSLQVNYYMHWQDSSLAWDASDWSNITTLNINNDEIWSPQFENINSDYEGQPSVSCLSPDCLLHEDGGISCSPVCRISAKCSSDYTRWPFNTLVCRMWFTNRDKELVDEVNFLPVITYLPSNHHLPTTKWCVTSVSSNKTQLSIPGATSRTVEELEFNLEHSPHLTIAIIYLPAFALSMLNMFVCLLDSRVKEKIVIPLICMVFHFQLLQQMRNPTPEIPGVVLFIIASMILTFLLFVITLINRWLHDLQSTPPNIAIRSMRAILSSRVMNWILKVDYLSVGQKACTIINNDERLTLDWVMFVKLVDRFILAAYVIIYLLLFWIYIPLQHTHNRYDESGGRVCAN, from the exons ATGGCGATTAGCTTGTCATTTATTTATCTCCCGCTTCTAGTGGCATTTCTTTTCGATTCCGCAA GCTCAATTAATTGtgacaaaaaaagagataatGTACAATATACCATCAAACAACATTTGTTCTGCAATGGATATGATCCAAAGATACGACCagctaaaagtgaatttgactCAATCAATATAACTACGTATGCAGTTTTATATAGTTTCGATATT AGTGAATACAGAAGCGTCATGAGTCTTCAAGTGAATTATTACATG cattggCAAGATTCCTCCTTAGCCTGGGACGCATCGGACTGGTCCAACATTACTACACTGAATATCAACAACGATGAAATTTGGTCCCCTCagtttgaaaatattaattc AGATTATGAAGGACAACCATCTGTATCCTGTTTGAGCCCGGACTGTTTGCTACACGAAGATGGAGGTATTTCTTGTTCGCCAGTCTGCAGAATCTCTGCAAAGTGCTCGTCCGACTACACACGCTGGCCGTTCAACACACTAGTTTGTCGAATGTGGTTCACAAATCGAGATAAAGAACTCGTAGATGAAGTTAACTTTTTACCTGTCATTACATATTTGCCGTCAAATCATCATTTACCTACAACTAAGTGGTGTGTTACCAGTGTTTCATCCAATAAAACACAGTTAAGCATTCCAGGAGCTACCAGCCGCACAGTGGAGGAGTTGGAATTCAACTTGGAACACAGTCCTCACCTCACAATTGCAATAATCTATCTTCCTGCTTTTG CTCTCAGCATGTTGAATATGTTTGTCTGTCTGTTGGATTCCCGCGTCAAAGAGAAGATTGTCATCCCCTTAATTTGTATGGTTTTTCATTTCCAACTACTCCAACAAATGAGAAACCCTACCCCTGAAATTCCTGGAGTAG TATTGTTTATTATTGCTTCGATGATACTGACGTTCCTGTTATTTGTGATAACGTTGATTAACCGCTGGTTGCATGATCTGCAATCAACTCCGCCAAACATTGCCATACGGTCGATGAGAGCTATCTTATCCAGCCGTGTGATGAATTGGATTCTTAAAGTAGACTATCTAAGCGTCGGGCAAAAG GCATGTACAATTATTAACAACGATGAAAGACTGACCCTGGACTGGGTAATGTTTGTGAAACTAGTGGATCGTTTTATTTTAGCTGCTTAtgttataatttatctacTACTTTTCTGGATATACATTCCATtacaacacactcacaatcGATATGATGAGTCTGGTGGGAGAGTGTGCGCTAATTAA
- the LOC4577940 gene encoding acetylcholine receptor subunit beta isoform X1, translating to MAISLSFIYLPLLVAFLFDSASSINCDKKRDNVQYTIKQHLFCNGYDPKIRPAKSEFDSINITTYAVLYSFDISEYRSVMSLQVNYYMHWQDSSLAWDASDWSNITTLNINNDEIWSPQFENINSDYEGQPSVSCLSPDCLLHEDGGISCSPVCRISAKCSSDYTRWPFNTLVCRMWFTNRDKELVDEVNFLPVITYLPSNHHLPTTKWCVTSVSSNKTQLSIPGATSRTVEELEFNLEHSPHLTIAIIYLPAFALSMLNMFVCLLDSRVKEKIVIPLICMVFHFQLLQQMRNPTPEIPGVVLFIIASMILTFLLFVITLINRWLHDLQSTPPNIAIRSMRAILSSRVMNWILKVDYLSVGQKVMITTMSLKSNKTVQFFQACTIINNDERLTLDWVMFVKLVDRFILAAYVIIYLLLFWIYIPLQHTHNRYDESGGRVCAN from the exons ATGGCGATTAGCTTGTCATTTATTTATCTCCCGCTTCTAGTGGCATTTCTTTTCGATTCCGCAA GCTCAATTAATTGtgacaaaaaaagagataatGTACAATATACCATCAAACAACATTTGTTCTGCAATGGATATGATCCAAAGATACGACCagctaaaagtgaatttgactCAATCAATATAACTACGTATGCAGTTTTATATAGTTTCGATATT AGTGAATACAGAAGCGTCATGAGTCTTCAAGTGAATTATTACATG cattggCAAGATTCCTCCTTAGCCTGGGACGCATCGGACTGGTCCAACATTACTACACTGAATATCAACAACGATGAAATTTGGTCCCCTCagtttgaaaatattaattc AGATTATGAAGGACAACCATCTGTATCCTGTTTGAGCCCGGACTGTTTGCTACACGAAGATGGAGGTATTTCTTGTTCGCCAGTCTGCAGAATCTCTGCAAAGTGCTCGTCCGACTACACACGCTGGCCGTTCAACACACTAGTTTGTCGAATGTGGTTCACAAATCGAGATAAAGAACTCGTAGATGAAGTTAACTTTTTACCTGTCATTACATATTTGCCGTCAAATCATCATTTACCTACAACTAAGTGGTGTGTTACCAGTGTTTCATCCAATAAAACACAGTTAAGCATTCCAGGAGCTACCAGCCGCACAGTGGAGGAGTTGGAATTCAACTTGGAACACAGTCCTCACCTCACAATTGCAATAATCTATCTTCCTGCTTTTG CTCTCAGCATGTTGAATATGTTTGTCTGTCTGTTGGATTCCCGCGTCAAAGAGAAGATTGTCATCCCCTTAATTTGTATGGTTTTTCATTTCCAACTACTCCAACAAATGAGAAACCCTACCCCTGAAATTCCTGGAGTAG TATTGTTTATTATTGCTTCGATGATACTGACGTTCCTGTTATTTGTGATAACGTTGATTAACCGCTGGTTGCATGATCTGCAATCAACTCCGCCAAACATTGCCATACGGTCGATGAGAGCTATCTTATCCAGCCGTGTGATGAATTGGATTCTTAAAGTAGACTATCTAAGCGTCGGGCAAAAGGTAATGATTACAACTATGTctttgaaatcaaataaaaccgTGCAATTCTTTCAGGCATGTACAATTATTAACAACGATGAAAGACTGACCCTGGACTGGGTAATGTTTGTGAAACTAGTGGATCGTTTTATTTTAGCTGCTTAtgttataatttatctacTACTTTTCTGGATATACATTCCATtacaacacactcacaatcGATATGATGAGTCTGGTGGGAGAGTGTGCGCTAATTAA
- the LOC4577940 gene encoding neuronal acetylcholine receptor subunit alpha-4 isoform X4 produces MAISLSFIYLPLLVAFLFDSASSINCDKKRDNVQYTIKQHLFCNGYDPKIRPAKSEFDSINITTYAVLYSFDISEYRSVMSLQVNYYMHWQDSSLAWDASDWSNITTLNINNDEIWSPQFENINSDYEGQPSVSCLSPDCLLHEDGGISCSPVCRISAKCSSDYTRWPFNTLVCRMWFTNRDKELVDEVNFLPVITYLPSNHHLPTTKWCVTSVSSNKTQLSIPGATSRTVEELEFNLEHSPHLTIAIIYLPAFALSMLNMFVCLLDSRVKEKIVIPLICMVFHFQLLQQMRNPTPEIPGVGMYNY; encoded by the exons ATGGCGATTAGCTTGTCATTTATTTATCTCCCGCTTCTAGTGGCATTTCTTTTCGATTCCGCAA GCTCAATTAATTGtgacaaaaaaagagataatGTACAATATACCATCAAACAACATTTGTTCTGCAATGGATATGATCCAAAGATACGACCagctaaaagtgaatttgactCAATCAATATAACTACGTATGCAGTTTTATATAGTTTCGATATT AGTGAATACAGAAGCGTCATGAGTCTTCAAGTGAATTATTACATG cattggCAAGATTCCTCCTTAGCCTGGGACGCATCGGACTGGTCCAACATTACTACACTGAATATCAACAACGATGAAATTTGGTCCCCTCagtttgaaaatattaattc AGATTATGAAGGACAACCATCTGTATCCTGTTTGAGCCCGGACTGTTTGCTACACGAAGATGGAGGTATTTCTTGTTCGCCAGTCTGCAGAATCTCTGCAAAGTGCTCGTCCGACTACACACGCTGGCCGTTCAACACACTAGTTTGTCGAATGTGGTTCACAAATCGAGATAAAGAACTCGTAGATGAAGTTAACTTTTTACCTGTCATTACATATTTGCCGTCAAATCATCATTTACCTACAACTAAGTGGTGTGTTACCAGTGTTTCATCCAATAAAACACAGTTAAGCATTCCAGGAGCTACCAGCCGCACAGTGGAGGAGTTGGAATTCAACTTGGAACACAGTCCTCACCTCACAATTGCAATAATCTATCTTCCTGCTTTTG CTCTCAGCATGTTGAATATGTTTGTCTGTCTGTTGGATTCCCGCGTCAAAGAGAAGATTGTCATCCCCTTAATTTGTATGGTTTTTCATTTCCAACTACTCCAACAAATGAGAAACCCTACCCCTGAAATTCCTGGAGTAG GCATGTACAATTATTAA
- the LOC1268935 gene encoding neuronal acetylcholine receptor subunit non-alpha-3 isoform X1, with product MANSLSFIYLPLLVAFLFDSASSINCDKKRDNVQYTIKQHLFCNGYDPKIRPAKSEFDSINITTYAVLYSFDISEYRSVMSFQVNYYMRWQDSSLAWNASDWSNITTLNINNDEIWSPQFENINSDYEGQPSVSCLNPDCLLRVNGYVSCSPVCRISAKCSSDYSRWPFNTLVCRMWFTNRDKELVDEVNFLPVITYLPSNRHLPTTKWCVTSISSNKTQLSIPGATSRTVEELEFNLEHSPHLIIAIIYLPAFALSMLNIFVCLLDSRVKEKIVIPLICMIFHFQLLQQMSNPTPEIPGVVLFIIASMILTFLLFVSTLINRWLHGLQSTPPNIVIRSMRAILSNRLMNWILKVDYLSVGQKTCTIINNDERLTLDWVMFVKLVDRFILAAYVIIYLLFFWIYIPLQHTHNRYAESGGRVCAN from the exons ATGGCAAATAGCTTGTCATTTATTTATCTCCCGCTTCTAGTGGCATTTCTTTTCGATTCCGCAA GCTCAATTAATTGtgacaaaaaaagagacaatGTGCAATATACCATCAAACAACATTTGTTTTGCAACGGATATGATCCAAAGATACGGCCggctaaaagtgaatttgactCAATTAATATAACTACGTATGCAGTTTTATATAGTTTCGATATT agTGAATACAGAAGCGTCATGAGTTTTCAAGTAAATTATTACATG cgttggcAAGATTCCTCCTTAGCGTGGAACGCATCGGACTGGTCCAACATTACTACACTGAATATCAACAACGATGAAATTTGGTCTCCTCagtttgaaaatattaattc AGATTATGAAGGACAACCATCTGTATCCTGTTTGAACCCGGACTGTTTGTTACGCGTAAATGGATATGTGTCTTGTTCGCCAGTCTGCAGAATCTCTGCAAAGTGCTCGTCCGACTACTCACGCTGGCCGTTCAACACACTAGTTTGTCGAATGTGGTTCACAAATCGAGATAAAGAACTCGTAGATGAAGTTAACTTTTTACCTGTAATTACATATTTGCCGTCAAATCGTCATTTACCTACAACTAAGTGGTGCGTTACAAGTATTTCATCCAATAAAACACAGTTAAGCATTCCTGGAGCAACCAGCCGCACAGTTGAGGAGTTGGAATTCAACTTGGAACACAGTCCCCACCTCATAATTGCAATAATCTATCTTCCTGCTTTTG CTCTCAGCATGTTGAATATTTTTGTCTGTCTGTTGGATTCCCGCGTCAAAGAAAAGATTGTCATCCCCTTAATTTGTATGATATTCCATTTCCAACTACTACAACAAATGAGTAACCCTACCCCTGAAATTCCTGGAGTAG TATTGTTTATTATTGCTTCGATGATACTGACGTTCCTGTTATTTGTGAGCACTTTGATCAACCGCTGGTTGCACGGTCTGCAATCAACTCCGCCAAACATTGTCATACGATCGATGAGAGCTATCTTATCCAACCGTCTGATGAATTGGATTCTTAAAGTAGACTATCTAAGCGTCGGGCAAAAG ACATGTACTATTATTAACAACGATGAAAGACTGACCCTGGACTGGGTAATGTTTGTGAAACTAGTTGATCGTTTTATTTTAGCTGCGTAtgttataatttatctacTATTTTTCTGGATATACATTCCATTACAACACACCCACAATCGATATGCTGAGTCTGGTGGGAGAGTGTGCGCTAATTGA
- the LOC1279590 gene encoding 2-phosphoxylose phosphatase 1, with protein sequence MEQMPRSRIWGKQNCTPFGKKNIHQTSVKDCLLHITKFRIEFRQSLNFTKNKKINDPKVLRVQTSSIIAKMLLKEIARFSLQHRTLYCYLILSIWIFLLIAGMYKYIGSIENGNNLLNAKGFGYRKTERFLAEEGDSTDRIRIKEINQTDCTHPFAIVTGEEGGSQEGWTLQGVLLLIRHGDRGPMAHVRGINEVDCGYENDPTLARYINFLQNTTTGSTSGGHWMKTGPFHGFPLLPAASKLCLLAQLTHKGIAQMLHVGDIVRQAYANALGLYTRVPISSQRTTPFNGSDFISNPTSSFQYVVDDVVIYSTRYRRTFQSAMALLFGVLPPEKWLAIQIQESHSLSYCFSDCACPQAEKLKKQLASEMNGHLSKHPAIGAIVQWIGAALLQNPQAAGQQINPLEIRDALLAHICHAAPLPCRKIHSNVPSADSYRYGSKTGSSSTQDPLGLDVINIDLDEATLSGGGAGPPINTEQPDDSDTTEQEPEIEGCVEKSHVLALMSYIHWAGMKELYSQSMRQQGLLRSYGLMRNIVAYMLRMISGDRVKFVLYSGHDKTLEYLIASLGVQLENPFIPYASRMVFEVYKSDKDTQYYFRLVYNGRDVTNTIDVCESGKSLNVPRGIRGGRAHLCPIENIIRFIHDDYFLSLNATNYKDACMAQTKQDGFF encoded by the exons atggaGCAAATGCCGCGCAGTCGCATTTGGGGAAAACAAAATTGTACGCcttttggaaagaaaaacatacatcAAACGTCAGTGAAAGATTGTTTGTTACACATAACCAAGTTCCGAATCGAATTCAGACAGAGTCTAAATtttactaaaaacaaaaaaatcaatgatCCTAAAGTGCTTCGGGTGCAAACTAGTAGCATAATTGCCAAGATGCTGTTAAAAGAAATTGCCCGATTTTCGCTGCAACATCGCACCCTCTACTGTTACTTGATACTGAGCATTTGGATATTTTTGCTGATAGCAG GCATGTACAAGTACATTGGTTCCATAGAAAATGGTAACAATCTACTGAATGCGAAAGGATTCGGCTACCGCAAAACGGAACGGTTTCTCGCCGAGGAAGGCGACTCAACGGATAGGATAAGAATAAAAGAGATCAACCAGACTGACTGTACCCATCCGTTTGCAATCGTGACGGGTGAGGAGGGCGGTTCACAGGAGGGTTGGACGTTGCAGGGCGTATTGCTGCTGATACGTCATGGTGATCGTGGCCCAATGGCACATGTGCGTGGTATCAATGAAGTGGATTGCGGATATGAAAACGATCCTACCCTTGCTAGATACATCAACTTCCTGCAGAACACTACCACCGGAAGCACTAGCGGTGGACACTGGATGAAAACAGGCCCATTTCATGGGTTTCCTTTACTGCCGGCCGCGTCGAAGCTCTGCTTGCTGGCACAGCTAACACATAAAGGCATTGCCCAAATGCTACACGTAGGCGATATCGTTCGACAGGCTTATGCGAACGCCCTGGGACTCTACACGCGGGTCCCAATCAGCAGCCAGAGAACTACACCCTTTAATGGTTCCGATTTCATTTCCAATCCAACCTCTAGTTTTCAGTATGTGGTGGATGATGTCGTCATTTATTCTACTCGCTACCGTCGAACGTTTCAATCGGCTATGGCACTGCTGTTCGGTGTACTGCCACCCGAGAAATGGCTAGCAATACAGATACAGGAGAGCCACAGTTTATCGTACTGCTTTTCGGATTGTGCCTGTCCACAGGCGGAGAAGCTGAAGAAACAACTGGCAAGCGAGATGAACGGGCATCTGTCAAAGCATCCAGCGATTGGTGCGATAGTCCAGTGGATCGGTGCGGCCTTGCTACAGAATCCACAGGCGGCTGGGCAACAGATAAATCCACTCGAAATACGTGACGCACTATTGGCACACATTTGCCATGCAGCTCCATTACCCTGTCGGAAGATACACAGCAACGTGCCGTCAGCGGATAGTTACCGATACGGCTCGAAAACTGGCAGCAGCTCAACGCAAGATCCCCTTGGGCTGGATGTAATAAACATCGATCTGGATGAAGCCACCCTGAGCGGAGGTGGTGCTGGTCCACCCATCAATACGGAACAGCCAGACGACTCGGATACAACGGAGCAGGAACCGGAAATTGAGGGATGCGTCGAGAAAAGCCACGTTCTCGCCCTAATGTCGTACATACACTGGGCCGGTATGAAGGAACTGTACAGCCAATCAATGCGCCAGCAGGGCCTACTACGCTCGTACGGCTTGATGCGTAACATCGTAGCCTACATGCTGCGAATGATCTCCGGCGATCGGGTGAAATTTGTGCTTTACTCGGGGCATGATAAAACGCTTGAGTATCTGATCGCTTCGCTGGGTGTTCAGCTCGAGAATCCGTTCATACCGTACGCGTCGCGAATGGTGTTTGAAGTGTATAAAAGCGATAAGGACACGCAGTACTACTTCCGGCTGGTTTATAATGGGCGGGACGTCACGAACACTATCGACGTATGCGAGAGTGGCAAGAGTCTGAATGTTCCAAGGGGTATTCGGGGCGGTAGGGCCCATTTGTGTCCGATCGAAAACATTATTCGATTTATTCATGACGATTATTTTCTGTCCCTTAATGCTACCAACTACAAGGATGCTTGTATGGCGCAGACGAAGCAGGATGGATTTTTCTAG
- the LOC1279591 gene encoding tudor and KH domain-containing protein homolog has protein sequence MKPSAPAIPLILGLSLLGASGAYLYMLFKKRRSNATGDLVDFFTRSTSKQDAPVAEIVIPNSLIPLVIGRKGYTLQHIQQSTGASIYFVDHDESSQLCRIQGPSQAAVEKAKEMVLKETSRPITITEEVIVPQAACGKILGRCGDELQEICRKSMAKVWLEGRARSETERRVMITGTASQIKVAKELIAQKVREDHDSKKMLADPTRQTREPRIRTPPTSSAPTPVPSDGGMKLNATSPKICVEKRNSSSFAAGQMEVFVSTIVSPSKFYVQLVGPQSTELDLLVLSMTEYYNQNQNRELHRLRKPYLGQIVAAEFNADNKWYRTEISAILPNEYKPGEVVLDLFFVDYGDNQYTNPNEVYELKPDFLALRFQAIECFLARVEPTQQSNLMPAPASATGEEEWDPVAVTRFEELTYVAQWKKIVSKIVTYRNSKSPLHGRETSPIPGVELYDTAPNGMDQINIAQQLIAEGLARPASSERLDELSRSQLFRLGLTNGTDGSSSQSSSIDKVDDVSASSSTSASTVISSGVHINGTGQTSPKVEQQQQQKQPQQSVRYRSLANGAH, from the exons ATGAAGCCATCAGCTCCAGCAATCCCGCTCATCCTGGGATTGTCTTTGCTTGGAGCTAGTGGAGCCTACTTGTACATGCTGTTTAAGAAAAGGCGATCGAACGCGACTGGTGATTTGGTGGATTTCTTTACGAGAAGTACATCCAAACAGGACGCTCCTGTGGCGGAAATTGTCATACCGAACAGTCTCATCCCTTTGGTGATCGGTCGCAAGGGCTACACGTTGCAGCACATTCAACAATCTACCGGAGCCAGTATTTATTTCGTTGACCACGATGAATCTAGTCAGCTGTGCCGTATTCAGGGCCCATCGCAAGCTGCCGTTGAGAAGGCGAAAGAAATGGTACTGAAGGAAACGTCAAGGCCCATAACCATTACGGAGGAGGTGATTGTACCGCAGGCTGCCTGCGGAAAGATCCTTGGCCGCTGCGGAGATGAACTGCAAGAAATTTGTCGCAAATCAATGGCCAAAGTGTGGCTCGAAGGTCGGGCTAGAAGTGAAACGGAACGGCGGGTCATGATAACCGGTACTGCCTCCCAGATAAAGGTAGCGAAGGAGCTCATTGCGCAGAAGGTGCGGGAAGATCATGATAGCAAAAAAATGCTCGCCGACCCAACCCGTCAGACGCGAGAGCCCCGCATCAGGACGCCCCCGACAAGCTCTGCCCCAACGCCGGTACCAAGTGACGGAGGGATGAAGCTGAACGCGACTTCACCGAAAATATGCGTCGAAAAACGAAACTCCTCCAGCTTTGCCGCTGGTCAGATGGAAGTATTTGTATCGACCATTGTGTCCCCGAGCAAATTCTACGTCCAGCTGGTTGGACCACAGTCGACCGAGCTGGATCTGCTCGTGCTAAGCATGACCGAGTACTacaaccagaaccagaaccGCGAGCTTCATAGGCTTCGAAAACCTTACCTCGGTCAGATAGTGGCCGCCGAGTTCAATGCAGACAACAAATGGTATCGGACCGAAATCAGTGCCATCTTACCGAACGAATACAAACCAGGGGAGGTGGTGCTCGATCTGTTTTTCGTCGATTATGGCGACAATCAGTATACGAACCCGAACGAAGTGTACGAACTCAAGCCCGACTTCCTAGCATTACGATTCCAGGCGATAGAATGTTTCCTGGCCAGGGTAGAACCGACCCAGCAATCCAATCTGATGCCTGCCCCCGCGTCCGCTACCGGAGAAGAAGAGTGGGATCCGGTTGCAGTGACCAGATTTGAAGAGCTAACGTATG TGGCTCAgtggaaaaaaattgtttcaaaaattgttACCTACCGGAACAGCAAGAGCCCACTGCACGGTCGCGAAACCTCACCCATTCCAGGCGTGGAACTGTACGATACGGCGCCCAACGGTATGGATCAAATCAACATCGCCCAGCAGCTTATAGCAGAAGGCCTGGCCCGTCCTGCTAGCAGCGAACGGCTGGATGAACTCTCAAGGAGCCAGCTCTTTCGGTTGGGTTTAACGAATGGAACAGATGGCAGCTCTTCACAGTCATCAAGCATTGACAAGGTAGACGATGTGAGCGCATCCAGCAGTACGTCCGCCTCGACGGTAATTTCGTCCGGGGTGCATATCAATGGAACGGGCCAAACTAGCCCAAAggttgagcagcagcagcagcagaaacaacCACAACAGTCGGTGCGTTATAGAAGTTTGGCCAATGGAGCGCACTGA
- the LOC133393987 gene encoding uncharacterized protein LOC133393987: MNDKICLIFFSSLVILCDAIIVHDDHYGNYDDTREWQPDKLGPAQGRVAAGSEEEREDLRRTNGGLNFHEVDAFGDDFVDFGAQTGPLGAFTWHANFPVEERR; encoded by the exons atgaacgataaaatatgtttaattttcttcaGTAGTTTAGTGATTCTGTGCGATGCTATTATTGTACACGACGACCATTATG GTAATTACGACGACACCCGTGAATGGCAACCGGACAAACTTGGTCCAGCCCAGGGAAGAGTTGCTGCTGGCAGTGAGGAGGAAAGGGAGGATCTTCGCCGCACTAACGGTGGGTTGAACTTTCACGAGGTCGATGCATTTGGAgacgattttgtagatttcgGTGCACAAACAGGACCGCTCGGTGCGTTCACGTGGCATGCCAACTTTCCCGTCGAGGAACGACGGTAA